The following coding sequences lie in one Thermoplasmatales archaeon genomic window:
- the phoU gene encoding phosphate signaling complex protein PhoU yields the protein MVEKFHHELEELKENIVSMGNLAKEMLIKSVIALKNQDNEIADWVLSKKGEIAKMDEEIEEKALRLIALYQPMAKDMRTIAVCLKIITYLTRIGRYGKDIANVAKELSSEPHIKKLVSIPYMADIVCKMIDDALYAFKTEDLTPLQDFSERDDTIDALRYSIFRECLTYMMEDQKYITRCAHYMMIARYLERCADHACKIAEKIYYMVNGVRIEIK from the coding sequence ATGGTTGAAAAATTTCATCATGAGCTGGAGGAATTGAAGGAGAATATTGTAAGTATGGGAAATCTTGCAAAGGAAATGCTCATCAAATCAGTAATTGCTCTTAAAAATCAGGATAATGAAATCGCTGACTGGGTATTATCAAAAAAAGGCGAAATTGCTAAAATGGATGAAGAAATCGAGGAGAAGGCGTTGCGTTTAATTGCTTTATATCAGCCAATGGCAAAGGATATGCGCACTATAGCAGTCTGCCTGAAGATTATAACATATCTAACGAGAATAGGAAGATATGGAAAAGATATTGCAAATGTTGCAAAGGAGCTATCTTCTGAGCCACATATAAAAAAGCTTGTTAGCATTCCATATATGGCTGATATTGTCTGCAAGATGATAGACGACGCTTTATATGCATTTAAAACAGAAGATTTAACTCCTCTGCAGGATTTTTCCGAAAGAGATGATACCATAGATGCCCTGCGCTATTCCATATTCAGGGAATGTCTAACCTATATGATGGAAGACCAAAAATACATTACGAGATGCGCTCACTATATGATGATTGCACGCTATCTGGAGAGGTGCGCCGACCAT
- a CDS encoding phosphate ABC transporter ATP-binding protein, with translation MEIIRTVNLNLWYGSKQVLFDINMGIEKNRVTALIGPSGCGKSTLIRCFNRMNDLIDDCRVEGSVIIDGYDIYSEDADPVEVRKKVGMVFQKPNPFPKSIYENVAYGARIQGIKDKKELDRIVERSLKQAWLWDEVKDRLNESALSLSGGQQQRLCIARALAIEPEIILMDEPCSALDPIATAKIEDLIDELEKKYTVVIVTHNMQQAARVSDYTGFLYLGRLIEFGETKQIFENPREELTEKYITGRFG, from the coding sequence ATGGAAATCATAAGAACAGTTAATCTAAATTTATGGTATGGAAGCAAGCAGGTATTGTTTGATATAAACATGGGAATAGAGAAAAATAGAGTAACTGCTCTAATTGGTCCATCTGGATGTGGAAAATCAACTCTAATAAGATGCTTCAACAGGATGAATGATTTGATAGATGACTGCAGGGTAGAGGGGAGTGTTATTATTGATGGATATGATATATATAGCGAGGATGCTGACCCAGTGGAAGTGAGGAAGAAGGTGGGGATGGTTTTTCAGAAGCCAAATCCTTTTCCAAAATCAATTTATGAAAATGTTGCATATGGAGCAAGAATTCAGGGGATAAAGGATAAAAAAGAGCTTGATAGAATTGTTGAAAGAAGTTTAAAGCAAGCTTGGCTTTGGGATGAAGTTAAAGACAGGTTGAATGAATCAGCATTAAGTTTATCGGGGGGGCAGCAGCAAAGGCTCTGCATTGCAAGGGCTTTGGCTATTGAGCCAGAGATAATATTGATGGATGAACCGTGCTCCGCTCTTGATCCTATAGCAACTGCAAAAATTGAGGATTTGATAGATGAACTGGAAAAAAAATATACGGTAGTAATAGTTACACATAATATGCAGCAGGCAGCAAGAGTTAGTGATTATACGGGCTTTCTCTATCTGGGAAGGCTAATTGAGTTTGGAGAGACAAAGCAGATATTTGAAAATCCGAGAGAAGAATTAACTGAAAAGTATATAACGGGTAGATTTGGGTGA